The sequence GAGCCGGTCGACCCGCGCAAAGCCGCCGTCGCCGCGGCCATCGAACGAGTGAAAGCCCGCAAGGCCGCCCAGCAGGCGCAGGCCAACGGCGCACCGCCGCCCGAAACAACAGACGACGCAGCAGTTGAGCCGGTCGACCCGCGCAAAGCCGCCGTCGCCGCGGCCATCGAACGAGTGAAAGCCCGCAAGGCCGCCCAGCAGGCACAGGCCAACGGCGCACCGCCGCCCGAAACAACAGACGACGCAGCAGTTGAGCCGGTCGACCCGCGTAAAGCCGCCGTCGCCGCGGCCATCGAACGGGTGAAAGCCCGCAAGGCCGCCCAGCAGGCGCAGGCCAACGGCGCACCGCCGCCCGAAACAACAGACGACGCAGCAGAGCCGGTCGACCCGCGCAAAGCCGCCGTCGCCGCAGCCATCGAACGGGTAAAAGCCCGCAAGGCCGCGCAAGCTTTATCGAAGTCTCAAGAGGAATAAATGGCTTTCAAGATCGCGAGTTCACCGTTTACGCATAATCAGCAGCGCACTCAGCGCATTATGCTGCTGGTGATCATTGCCTGTATTCCCGGCATGCTGGCCCAGTATTATTTTTTTGGTTACGGCAATCTGATTCAGGTACTGCTGGCGGCGGCCACCGCCCTGGTTAGCGAGTCAGTGACATTGTCACTTAGGAAGTTTAACGTTCGCACCACGCTGGCCGACAATTCGGCGTTACTGACGGCCATTCTGCTCGGCATCAGTCTGCCGCCGCTGGCGCCCTGGTGGATGGTGGTTATGGGTACCGCGTTCGCCATCGTCATCGCCAAGCAGCTCTACGGCGGCCTGGGCCAGAATCCGTTTAATCCGGCGATGATTGGCTATGTGGTACTGCTGATCTCCTTTCCGGTGCAGATGACTAGTTGGTTGCCCCCCGCGCCGCTGCAAAGCTTTCCGCTCGGCTTCCATGATACGCTGCTGACCATTTTTAGCGAGCATACGCCGGCGGGATATACGGTGTCACAGCTGATGCAAACGGTTGACGGCGTCAGCCAGGCGACCCCGCTGGATACGTTTAAAACCGCGTTGCGTTCGGGCCATTCACCCGAGGATATTTTTCGGCAGCCGCTATTTTCCGCTACCGTGGCCGGGATGGGCTGGCAGTGGGTTAACCTCGGTTTTCTGCTTGGCGGGCTGTTCCTGCTGCAACGGGGAACCATCCGCTGGCATATCCCGGTCAGCTTTTTGCTGACGCTGACGCTATGCGCCTCGCTGGGCTGGATACTGTCGCCGGAAAAATGCGCGCCGCCGCTGCTGCACCTGCTTTCCGGCGCCACCATGCTGGGGGCGTTTTTTATCGCCACCGACCCGGTTACCGCCTCCACCACCAATCGAGGCCGGCTGATTTTTGGCGCGTTGATCGGCCTGCTGGTCTGGCTAATCAGAACCTACGGCGGTTATCCTGATGGCGTCGCCTTTGCGGTACTGCTGGCGAATATCACCGTGCCGCTGATTGATTATTACACCAAGCCGCGCGCTTACGGTCATCATCGCTAAGGAGTTATCATGTTCGCTACGATGCGCCGCCATGCGACCACGCTGGCCATTTTCGCCGCCGGCACCACCGCGCTTACCGCCGTGGTCAACAGCCTGACCGCGCCGACCATCGCACAGCAGACGGCATTGCAGCAAAAGAGGCTGTTGGATCAAGTGGTTCCCGCCGAGTTATATAATAACGACATGCAGCGGGAATGTTACATTGTCACTGATTCGGCCCTTGGTACCGCCTCCGCCCAGCGGGTTTTCATTGCCCGCAAAGACGGTGCGCCCGTCGCGGCGGCGGTGGAAAGTATTGCCCCGGACGGCTATTCCGGCGCCATCTACTTACTGGTCGGCGCCGATTTCAACGGCAACGTGCTGGGCGCCCGCGTTACCGAACATCACGAAACGCCGGGATTGGGTGATAAGATTGAGGTGCGCATTTCAGACTGGATTACGCGCTTTAGCGGCCAAAGCGTGCAAAATAGCCATGATGCCCGTTGGGCGGTGAAAAAAGAGGGCGGCGCGTTCGATCAGTTTACCGGCGCCACCATTACGCCGCGCGCCGTGATCAACAGCGTAAAACGCAGCACGCTGTACCTGAAAACGCTGCCTGCGCAGCTTAATTCCCTGCCCGAATGTGGAGAGAATCAATGAGTGAAGCCAAACATCTGCTGATCCAGGGATTGTGGAAAAACAACTCGGCGCTGGTGCAGTTGCTCGGACTGTGCCCGCTGCTGGCGGTCTCCTCGACCGCCACCAACGCCCTGGGGTTGGGACTGGCGACGACGCTGGTGCTGGTTCTCACCAACGTCGCCGTTTCCGCGCTGCGGCGCTGGGCGCCGGCTGAAATCCGTATTCCGATTTACGTCATGCTGATCGCCGCGGTGGTCAGTACGGTACAAATGCTGATCAATGCATACGCCTACGGGCTGTACCAGTCGCTGGGCATCTTTATTCCGCTCATCGCCACCAACTGTATCGTTATCGGCCGCGCGGAGGCTTTCGCGGCTAAAAATCCGGTGGGGATTTCGGCGGTGGACGGTCTGGGTATGGGGCTGGGAGCCACCAGCGCCTTGTTTGTCTTAGGCGCCCTGCGCGAGGTTCTCGGCAACGGCACCTTGTTCGACGGCGCCGATTTGCTGCTGGGTGACTGGGCCAAAGCGTTGCGCATCGAGGTGATGCATCTGGAGTCGCCGTTCCTGCTCGCCATGCTTCCTCCCGGCGCCTTTATCGGACTGGGGCTGCTGCTGGCGGCCAAATATCTGATTGATGAAAAAATGAAACAGCGCAAGGTTAACGCGGCGACAGAGGTTAAAGCCGCATCGACGGGAGTAATCAGGGAAACGTTATGAATAAACTCAAACGGATTGAGATTTTAAGCCGGCTGCGCGCCAATAATCCCCACCCCACGACGGAGCTGAAATTCGCCACGCCGTTTGAACTGCTGATTGCGGTTTTGCTTTCCGCGCAGGCGACCGACGTCAGCGTCAATAAAGCGACCGCCAGGCTCTACCCCGTAGCGAACACCCCGGAGGCCATGCTGGCGCTGGGGGTTGACGGCGTAAAGGCCTATATTAAGACCATCGGCCTGTTTAACGGTAAAGCCGAAAATGTGATTAAGACCTGCCGCATACTGATAGAACGGCACCACGGCCAGGTGCCGGAAGATCGCGCGGCGCTGGAAGCCTTGCCCGGCGTGGGCCGCAAAACCGCCAATGTGGTGCTCAATACCGCGTTCGGCTGGCCGACCATCGCCGTGGATACGCATATTTTCCGCGTCTGTAACCGCACCGGCTTCGCGCCGGGCAAAAACGTCGAACAGGTTGAAGAAAAGCTGCTTAAGGTGGTGCCGGCCGAATTCAAGGTTGATTGCCACCACTGGCTGATCCTGCACGGACGATACACCTGTATTGCCCGTAAGCCGCGCTGCGGCTCCTGCCTGATCGAAGATCTGTGCGAATACAAAGATAAGGTTTACGCCTGAGTAAATGCCCGCCTGAGCGGGCATGACACTCCGGCTGCCGGTTACTTCACCGGCAGCGCGATATCTTTAAACATCGCTTCGATTTCGTCATTGGAACGCAGCGCCACCGCGCTATCCACCACGTCGCGCGTCAGGTGCGGCGCGAATCGCTGAATAAAGTCATACATATAACTGCGCAGGAAGGTGCTGCGGCGGAAGCCGATTTTGGTGGTGCTGTAGCTAAAAATACCGTTCGCGTTAATGGTCACCAGATCCGTTTCTATCTGCGGATCCACCGCCATATTGGCGATCACCCCGACCCCCAGCCCCAGACGAACGTAGGTTTTAATCACGTCGGCGTCCGTAGCGGTAAACACGATGCGCGGCGTCAGCCCGGCGCGGTTAAAGGCCGTATCCAGCTCCGAACGCCCGGTAAAGCCGAAGGTGTAGGTCACTATCGGATAAGCGGCCAGCTCTTCAATGGTGATATCGGTCTTAGAGGCCAGCGGATGGTCCGGCTTCACCACCACGGCGCGATTCCAGTGGTAACACGGCAGCATGATTAAATCATCATAGAGGTGCAGCGCCTCGGTGGCGATGGCGAAATCCGCCGTTCCCTTGGCCACGGCTTCCGCTATCTGCGTCGGCGACCCCTGATGCATATGCAGCGATACCCGGGGGTAACGTTCGATAAATCCTTTAATCACGGCGGGTAACGCATAGCGCGCCTGGGTATGGGTGGTGGCGACATACAGCGAGCCTTTGTCCGGGTATGTGTGCTCCCCGGCGACGGCCTTGATGGCGTCAACTTTTGACAGGACTTCACGCGCAATACGAATGACTTCCTGTCCGGCCGGGGTCACCTGCGTCAGATGCTTGCCGCTGCGGGCAAAGATCTGAATCCCCAGCTCATCCTCTAACATTCTGACCTGTTTGCTGATCCCAGGTTGAGAGGTGTACAACCCTTCCGCGGTAGAAGAAACATTCAGGTTGTGATTAACAACTTCAACAATATAACGAAGCTGTTGCAGTTTCATAATTTATCCCATTATTAATTGAATTATGCGCACGGCATCCAAAATTCTGACGATGTTCCCTTTTCTGAAATATGCTGTTGCACCGTTGTCGTCTGGTGCATATTTTCATCAATTAATGTCATTTAATCATAAAAATAGTTTTTATATAACCACCATCGGATGGTGTTGCGCAAGAAAGCGTCGGTTCAGGAAAATTATCACCGATGGCGCAAGAAGCCAACACGCCGCCACGCGCAAGAATAGAGGGTATCGCAGCGGATGATTATCCTCTCGGATAAATCGCGCTCTCCTTACCCAGATCAAAAAAGCCAGCCTAAAAAGGCTGGCTTGGTACGCAATAAGCGGCTAAGGCGTGACTATTTCTTGCCTTCCACCCACTTGCCGTCGATATAGAACGCCGACCATCCGGTCGCTTTGCCCTCTTTTTCCGAGGAGACATATTGCTGTTTGGTCTTACGGCTAAAGCGCACCACCGTCTTGTTGCCGTCTTTATCGGCAACCGGCGCATCCGCCAGGTAACGCAGTTTCTCCGGCAGGCGATCTTTAAAGCGTTTCAGCTCTTCTACCAGCGGCGCGCGCGTCTCGCGGGATTTCGGGAACGTATTGGCCGCCAGAAAAACGCCGGCCGCACCGTCACGCAACACGAAATAGGCATCGGACTTTTCACACGGCAGCTCCGGCAACGGAACCGGATCTTCTTTCGGCGGCGCCACTTCGCCGTTGCGCAGAATTTTGCGCG comes from Brenneria nigrifluens DSM 30175 = ATCC 13028 and encodes:
- the nth gene encoding endonuclease III, which produces MNKLKRIEILSRLRANNPHPTTELKFATPFELLIAVLLSAQATDVSVNKATARLYPVANTPEAMLALGVDGVKAYIKTIGLFNGKAENVIKTCRILIERHHGQVPEDRAALEALPGVGRKTANVVLNTAFGWPTIAVDTHIFRVCNRTGFAPGKNVEQVEEKLLKVVPAEFKVDCHHWLILHGRYTCIARKPRCGSCLIEDLCEYKDKVYA
- the rsxG gene encoding electron transport complex subunit RsxG, producing MFATMRRHATTLAIFAAGTTALTAVVNSLTAPTIAQQTALQQKRLLDQVVPAELYNNDMQRECYIVTDSALGTASAQRVFIARKDGAPVAAAVESIAPDGYSGAIYLLVGADFNGNVLGARVTEHHETPGLGDKIEVRISDWITRFSGQSVQNSHDARWAVKKEGGAFDQFTGATITPRAVINSVKRSTLYLKTLPAQLNSLPECGENQ
- the cysB gene encoding HTH-type transcriptional regulator CysB, with the protein product MKLQQLRYIVEVVNHNLNVSSTAEGLYTSQPGISKQVRMLEDELGIQIFARSGKHLTQVTPAGQEVIRIAREVLSKVDAIKAVAGEHTYPDKGSLYVATTHTQARYALPAVIKGFIERYPRVSLHMHQGSPTQIAEAVAKGTADFAIATEALHLYDDLIMLPCYHWNRAVVVKPDHPLASKTDITIEELAAYPIVTYTFGFTGRSELDTAFNRAGLTPRIVFTATDADVIKTYVRLGLGVGVIANMAVDPQIETDLVTINANGIFSYSTTKIGFRRSTFLRSYMYDFIQRFAPHLTRDVVDSAVALRSNDEIEAMFKDIALPVK
- the rsxD gene encoding electron transport complex subunit RsxD yields the protein MAFKIASSPFTHNQQRTQRIMLLVIIACIPGMLAQYYFFGYGNLIQVLLAAATALVSESVTLSLRKFNVRTTLADNSALLTAILLGISLPPLAPWWMVVMGTAFAIVIAKQLYGGLGQNPFNPAMIGYVVLLISFPVQMTSWLPPAPLQSFPLGFHDTLLTIFSEHTPAGYTVSQLMQTVDGVSQATPLDTFKTALRSGHSPEDIFRQPLFSATVAGMGWQWVNLGFLLGGLFLLQRGTIRWHIPVSFLLTLTLCASLGWILSPEKCAPPLLHLLSGATMLGAFFIATDPVTASTTNRGRLIFGALIGLLVWLIRTYGGYPDGVAFAVLLANITVPLIDYYTKPRAYGHHR
- a CDS encoding electron transport complex subunit E, whose amino-acid sequence is MSEAKHLLIQGLWKNNSALVQLLGLCPLLAVSSTATNALGLGLATTLVLVLTNVAVSALRRWAPAEIRIPIYVMLIAAVVSTVQMLINAYAYGLYQSLGIFIPLIATNCIVIGRAEAFAAKNPVGISAVDGLGMGLGATSALFVLGALREVLGNGTLFDGADLLLGDWAKALRIEVMHLESPFLLAMLPPGAFIGLGLLLAAKYLIDEKMKQRKVNAATEVKAASTGVIRETL